The DNA segment CCATTATCCGGCGCCAACGAGATACGCGATCACATTGCTTTTTGGAAAGGCGTTAACATCTCAGCCTAGCGACTGACGTTTTTGCCTTATTGCTCGCAGTGACCTAGCAAGCTGGCGTCAACCCTAGCTAATTGTTCCATCAACCACGTTACCTTGTATAACCTATTACGGTGCCAACACAGCTGCCAAATGCTTTGTCCTCAAACTATTTTTTACTCAATCATGACGAGATAGTTTGCATGTTGAATAAAAAACAGCCTAATCACGTCTACTTTCTTAGACAAGCGTCGCTAATGTCTACATTATCAATAAAGCAACAAATCAAACAGCAAACGCTGAAACACCGCAACATCGCTACCACGCAGCGCAAACTTATGGATGGTGTAGTCATTTTTTTGTAATAATCGGCGCCGCTTTCGTGCAGGCCGCGGAATCGATCTCTGATGGACTAGACTAAAAAACTTATAATTCAAAATTTACAGATCAAAATATGCCTGACGACCCTGCTGTAAAAATAGAGGTAAAAAACCTCTATAAAATCTTCGGCAACAAACCCCGACTCGCTCTCAACATGCTTGATGAGGGCCTGTTGAAAAACGACATATTCGATAAAACCGGAATGACGGTTGGCGTCAACGACGCAAATCTTCAAATCTATGCCGGTGAGATATTCGTCGTAATGGGCCTGTCCGGCTCAGGCAAATCAACCTTGGTCCGTTTACTCAACCGTTTAATCGAGCCAACCGCGGGCCAAGTCATCATTGATGGTGAGGATATCAGCGGTGTTGATGCCAAAACCCTGCGCGACATACGTCGTAAAAAAATCAGCATGGTGTTCCAGTCATTTGCCTTGATGCCCCACCTTACCGTTGCCGACAACGTCGCTTTCGGATTGGAGCTAGATGGCAAAGACAAAGCTGAGCGCCTCGCCAAAGCCGAAGCAGCTCTCGCTCAGGTAGGCTTGGCGGCCTACGGAGAATCCTACCCTGATGAATTGTCGGGCGGCATGCAACAACGGGTTGGTCTCGCTAGAGCACTCGCAAATGATCCAGACATTCTGTTAATGGATGAAGCCTTCTCAGCACTAGACCCATTGATTCGAACCGAGATGCAAGATGAGTTGGTAAGCCTGCAATCTGAGCATCAGCGTACCATTGTATTTATATCTCACGATCTTGATGAAGCCATGCGCATTGGCGACCGTATTGCCATTATGCAAGGCGGTGATGTTGTACAGGTGGGCACACCGGATGAAATCCTCCATAACCCAAAAAACGATTACATTCGCTCGTTCTTTCACGGTGTTGATGTGGGTAACGTGTTTAGTGCCGCTGATATCGCCCGAAAAACCCAAGTAACCGTGATTACCAAATCAGACAGTAAAACACCTCGGGTCGCTTGCCAGTTACTCGAAGATCACGACAGAGAATTTGGCTACGTACTCAACCAGGCGAAACAACTACAAGGCGTTGTTTCATTAGATAGCCTGAACCATGCAATCGATAACCAACGCAATTTATCATCCGCCTATTTGGATGACATGAAGACGATTCCGGCAGATACCCCCATTGGCGATATTCTCGCCTTAGTCGCATCGATCCCGTACCCGGTGCCGGTTGTCTCTGATGAAAACAAATACCTCGGTGCTATCAGCCGTTCTACTTTGCTAAAAACCCTCCACCGGGAGACCGACAATGTCTGATAGTCAGAACCCATGGGCCACGGATAACACCAGCAACGATACAGACTCTGCTGCTTCCGATCCTTGGGGTAGCACCGAAAGCAACACTGATAGCACCGCTAGTGATGCCTCTGCCAGCAATCCTTGGGGCGCCGAGCCCGACAATCAAAGCACAGCGAATATGTTGTCGGCAAACACCCACGATACGGAAGCCTCCTTCTCGCTGATGGATCCATTCCAAGAAGCATGGATTCCACTGGAAAGCTGGGTTGAGACTTTTGTTACTTGGTTAGTCGCTAACTTCAGACCGATGTTCTCTGCGATTAAAGCGCCTATCGACCTTACCTTGGGCAGCATTGAAAGTGTGCTTCAAGGAATTCCGGCACTGGCAATCATCACTATTTTTGGTTTGTTAGGCTGGCAGCTGGCCAACAAACGCCTTGGCGGGGCCATCATTGCGTCTCTCTTTGTGATTGGGGGCATTGGTGCATGGTCACAAGCCATGACAACGCTATCGCTTGTGATTACATCGGTGCTCTATTGTTTGATTATTGGCATCCCAACCGGCATCTGGATGGGCCGAAATGATACCGCCAACAAAGTGATTCGACCGATACTCGATGCCATGCAAACCACGCCGGCTTTTGTCTATCTGGTGCCCATCGTTATGCTACTGGGCATCGGTAACGTGCCGGGTGTGGTTGTTACCATTATCTTTTCTGTTCCGCCGGTGATACGCCTGACAAACCTCGGCATCCGCCAAGTACCCGAAGACCTCATCGAAGCAGCCCACGCATTTGGTGCTAGCCCGACTCAAATGCTGTTTAAAGTACAACTGCCACTGGCAATGCGCACCATCATGGCGGGTGTAAACCAAACACTGATGCTGTGTCTATCGATGGTAGTGATTGCCTCGATGATATCAGTCGGCGGTCTCGGCTTGATGGTATTGCGCGGTATTGGTCGTTTGGATATCGGCCTAGCAACAGTCGGCGGTGTTGCGATTGTTATTCTGGCTATCATGCTCGATCGCCTAACGCAGGCACTGGGCGAAGACCGACGAGCGCGCGGCGTTCGCCACTGGTACCAGCAAGGCCCCATCGGCCTGCTTCTCAAATTCAAACGAAAATAATAGGGGATATTTTAATGCGATCACTGTTTAAGACGCTGGTTCTTGCAGCCATAGTGAGCACCGCACAAGCGGATAATGCACTGCCCGGCAAAGGTGTTACCGTGCAGCCATTGCAAAGCCCGATCGCTGAAGAAACCTTTCAGACGGTAATTATCAACAAAGCGCTAGAAGCATTGGGCTATAAGGTTACCCCGATCAAAGAAGTTGATTACTCTGCTGCTTACACCTCCATCGCCAATGGTGATGCAACGTACATGGCAGTTAGCTGGTTTCCGATTCACAATGCCATGTACAAAAATGCCGGCGGCGATAAGGTATTTTACCGTGAAGGGATTTACATCAATGGTGCCGCTCAGGGGTACTTGATCGACAAAAAAACCGCCGACAAATACAACATTAGCAATATTGCTGATTTTCAAAACCCGAAAATCGCCAAGCTATTTGATAGCAACGGTGACGGCAAAGCCGACTTAACCGGTTGTCAGGCGGGCTGGGGCTGCGAAGCCATGATCGAATACCAACTCGATGCCTACAAACTGCGTAAAACCGTTGAGCACAATCAAGGCCAGTACTCAGCCATCATTGCCGACACCATCACACGTTACAAAGCCGGCGAGCCAATTTTTTACTACACATGGACACCTTACTGGGTCTCAGGCCTGCTGGTTCCAGGCAAAGATGTAATCTGGCTGCAAGTGCCATTTTCTGCGACGCCACGTCATGAAGATACCACCTTGCCTAACGGTAAAAACTACGGATTCCCAATCAGTTCAGAACGCATCGTCGCTAACCGAAAGTGGGCTGAAGCCAACCCCGCTGCTGCAAAGCTTTTTGCTGTGGCTCGACTCCCGATTAACGATGTGAGTATCGAAAACCGTCTGGTTGCCGATGGCCAAAATTCACAAAAAGATATCGAAATCCATGCCAAAAATTGGATTCGTGCTCATCAGAAGCAATTCGACAGCTGGCTGACACAGGCCCGCGCTGCGGCGAAGTAACGCCCACACAATTTCGTTGAATGTGCCGGCCTCAGCGCCACTGTCCGCCGGCACAGATACAGATTAACCCATCAATACACCACTATCCGATAATTACTCTCGGGGGAACCATGTCGTACCTGAAAAAGTTGAATATTGTTGCACCTGCCCTTTTGGCAAGCACAGCAATTTTCTCACATCACAGTTTTGCACAGGATAGTGCTGAAACCTCTGCCATCGAACCTGAGCAGCAACCCGTACCGAAAGAACAATCAGATAAAATCGGCTGGGGCCCATTCACCGTAGGTGGTGCCATTCGCGCTAACTTTGTTATCGGCAGCTACGATACCGACACGCCTGCTCCTTCACGGGGCGGACAAGGCGGCGATATTGATCTGGATGTATTCCGTATCAACGTTGATTTCAAACAAGGTGATTGGTTAGGTAAATTTGAATACCGCTGGTACAACGGCTATAACCTGCTGCACACCGGCTGGGTCGGTTACCAGATTGATGATAACCAACAAGTGCGAGCCGGTGTAACCCGTGTTCCTTTTGGCCCAGGGCCGTATGGCGTTTCACAAAGCTGGTTTTTTGATCAGCACTACTACGTTGGTCTGGCAGACGATCAAGATACCGGTTTCGTTTACGCATCTGAATGGGGAAACTGGCTGATTGATGTCGGTTACTTTATCAGCAGTGAAGGCAACTGGCGCGGCGATAGCGCCGACAGTGCCCGCTATAGCTACGACGCGGTTCGCTGGACATCCACTGTCGACGAAAATGGCACAGTAACCGAAGGCCCAATTAACGGCTATGAAGAACGCAATCAGTTAAACCTACGTGCTATTTACCAATTCAGCAATGATACTTCCTCTACCGACTTGGGTTTCTCATTACAAGCAGGTCAATTGAAAGGCACCAGAGCGGATGATGGTAATCATTGGGCCGCGTCGGTGCATATGGTTAACACAATCGATAAATGGCTGATCTCAACACAGCTGACGCGTTACCAGTTCAATATTGATGCGAACAACCCGTGGGGGACTGACGAGTTAATCCCTATGGGTGCATTCGACTTCGCTTGGACTGTCGCCAGCAACGGTTGGATTCCGGCAATGTCAGTCAGTTACACCATCGATACTCCCTTTATCAGATGGCTGGACTACATACTGCCCTACATTGAATACAGCAGCATCATCAAAGACGATCAGAGCTTTAATGACAGCCAGCTAATCACTATCGGTGCAGCATGGGCGAGCGGTGGCTGGTATATCTACAGCGATGTTGGTATTTCTGACGGTAACTATTTTGTCGGCAATGACGGTGACAACTACAACAATATTGACGGTATCGGCGGCTTTGGCGCAAACGGCAATGACGAATGGAATTACCGTTTTAACATCAACTTTGGCTACTACTTCTGATAACAGTATTCACCGTTACCGGGTCTCATAACCCGGTAAACACCGATTACATGTTATAGCCTTGATAACCCTCTATATGCATCAGCAATAGAAGGTTCGACTTAAGTTGTTAGAACTCAAGTAATACGCCAGCATATAAACGTGCCGTCGAGGCTTTCACCTTTAATTTAGAGCCAACAAGGTCATCATTTTCGAGGTCACCCGCGGTATAGTCTACTCCACCAGTAATGGCCAAATGTTGCAGCGGCTTATAGTCAACACCCAAACCGAATCGATAGCCAATGCCACTGAAATCGAAGGAATTCCCGATATCTGCGAAATCTGCGGCTTCTGCGAGCTCCCCCCTAAGTTCTTCTTTATAGGTAAACTTGCCCACACCGAATTTTCCGTACAGTCGCGTTTTTGGATTCAGCGCGCCACCCCACTTTAGGTTTGCGAAAAGCTGATCAACTTTCAAATCGACCGCAGAATTATCGCTGTGATTCCCCGATAGCGTATAGTCAAATTCAACGGCAAATTTATCGCTTAAACGAAGACCCGCCACGATCGCGTAATTCATTGCCGCGCCTGCACTTTCAATCTCTGTGCTGCCCGCTTTCACGTTAAGGTCAGCAAACCCTAACGTGGCCCCAAGATACGGCGATATTTTGCTGTCGTCTTCCGCAAACACCGGTGAGGCTGCTAATAGGCTCACTAAAACCGCAACATTCTTCTTCATCTCTATCCCCTGTGCACTGTGTGCTTTTTCATTTCATTCATGTGGCTGAACGAAATTCGACGCCATTATATCGATTTGTCGATTAGCAACTAGTCGCTGTAAGAGCTTGTAATAAATAGAAATAGAATGAATACACGACGATCGAACGGTGTCGTTCTACATCAGCTCAAATACTATTTAGTCTTCAAAAAAACGTTTTTGATTCGGTACAACCTCTCCATCCCAAGACCACCGACATAACGACTTGTTCTTGATGATTGGCCGCAATCCACGCACAATACCGCCTCAAGTTACCGAACCATCATGCGAAACAAACAAAGGAAATTACGATGAGCGCAGTAGCCCAGCACGTTGCTGACCTGAAAGCGACATTCCGTAGCGGAAAGACGCGTAGTTACGAATGGCGTTTGCATCAGTTAGAACAGCTGGTGAAACTGATCGACGAAAACGAAGAAAAATTTGTCGACGCGCTCAAGCAAGACTCCGGGAAGTCCGAATT comes from the BD1-7 clade bacterium genome and includes:
- the proV gene encoding Glycine betaine/proline betaine transport system ATP-binding protein ProV, which produces MPDDPAVKIEVKNLYKIFGNKPRLALNMLDEGLLKNDIFDKTGMTVGVNDANLQIYAGEIFVVMGLSGSGKSTLVRLLNRLIEPTAGQVIIDGEDISGVDAKTLRDIRRKKISMVFQSFALMPHLTVADNVAFGLELDGKDKAERLAKAEAALAQVGLAAYGESYPDELSGGMQQRVGLARALANDPDILLMDEAFSALDPLIRTEMQDELVSLQSEHQRTIVFISHDLDEAMRIGDRIAIMQGGDVVQVGTPDEILHNPKNDYIRSFFHGVDVGNVFSAADIARKTQVTVITKSDSKTPRVACQLLEDHDREFGYVLNQAKQLQGVVSLDSLNHAIDNQRNLSSAYLDDMKTIPADTPIGDILALVASIPYPVPVVSDENKYLGAISRSTLLKTLHRETDNV
- the ousW gene encoding Glycine betaine/choline transport system permease protein OusW; amino-acid sequence: MSDSQNPWATDNTSNDTDSAASDPWGSTESNTDSTASDASASNPWGAEPDNQSTANMLSANTHDTEASFSLMDPFQEAWIPLESWVETFVTWLVANFRPMFSAIKAPIDLTLGSIESVLQGIPALAIITIFGLLGWQLANKRLGGAIIASLFVIGGIGAWSQAMTTLSLVITSVLYCLIIGIPTGIWMGRNDTANKVIRPILDAMQTTPAFVYLVPIVMLLGIGNVPGVVVTIIFSVPPVIRLTNLGIRQVPEDLIEAAHAFGASPTQMLFKVQLPLAMRTIMAGVNQTLMLCLSMVVIASMISVGGLGLMVLRGIGRLDIGLATVGGVAIVILAIMLDRLTQALGEDRRARGVRHWYQQGPIGLLLKFKRK
- the proX gene encoding Glycine betaine/proline betaine-binding periplasmic protein, which produces MRSLFKTLVLAAIVSTAQADNALPGKGVTVQPLQSPIAEETFQTVIINKALEALGYKVTPIKEVDYSAAYTSIANGDATYMAVSWFPIHNAMYKNAGGDKVFYREGIYINGAAQGYLIDKKTADKYNISNIADFQNPKIAKLFDSNGDGKADLTGCQAGWGCEAMIEYQLDAYKLRKTVEHNQGQYSAIIADTITRYKAGEPIFYYTWTPYWVSGLLVPGKDVIWLQVPFSATPRHEDTTLPNGKNYGFPISSERIVANRKWAEANPAAAKLFAVARLPINDVSIENRLVADGQNSQKDIEIHAKNWIRAHQKQFDSWLTQARAAAK